In the genome of Raphanus sativus cultivar WK10039 chromosome 4, ASM80110v3, whole genome shotgun sequence, one region contains:
- the LOC108851985 gene encoding uncharacterized protein LOC108851985 produces MSELEPGTSQMTTTTETHRTTTTFLDLLRRQMSGVDRTRRKRTLKERLRFKCIGCCGPIRSLHRQPNNTATTLHSPTTTSRSEDELEEEQTEARFAPGSGSGMNLATALEAERYHPAEADMTPTRVSLMRLLDETAERAVDDGRETEISTALAAGSDTVCCVCMGRKRGAAFIPCGHTFCRVCSRELWLNRGSCPLCNRPISEILDIF; encoded by the coding sequence ATGAGCGAACTCGAACCGGGAACGAGTCagatgacgacgacgacggaGACGCACCGCACGACGACGACGTTTCTTGACTTGCTCCGGCGCCAGATGAGCGGTGTGGATCGCACAAGGAGGAAGCGGACTCTCAAAGAACGGCTGAGATTCAAATGCATCGGATGCTGTGGGCCCATCAGGAGTCTCCATCGTCAGCCCAACAACACTGCAACTACTCTCCACAGCCCAACAACAACCTCTAGGAGCGAAGACGAACTCGAAGAAGAGCAAACCGAAGCCCGATTCGCTcccgggtcgggttcgggtatgaACCTCGCGACGGCGTTAGAGGCGGAGAGATATCATCCGGCGGAGGCTGACATGACGCCGACGAGAGTGTCGTTGATGAGGTTGCTGGACGAGACGGCGGAGAGAGCGGTTGATGACGGAAGGGAGACGGAGATATCGACGGCGTTAGCTGCGGGGAGTGATACGGTGTGCTGCGTGTGTATGGGAAGAAAGAGAGGCGCTGCGTTTATCCCATGTGGACACACTTTTTGCAGAGTTTGCTCCAGAGAGCTGTGGCTGAACCGGGGCTCGTGTCCTCTTTGTAACCGTCCGATCAGTGAGATTCTTGACATATTTTGA